The nucleotide sequence ATTTGCAATTCAATTTTAGGAATtgtagtatattaatatatttttgaaacattggtattaattatatttcatcGGTCAAATATGCAGCAGCCTACAATTACCACTACGAATTAAAAAAATTCTTATCGGAGAAATAGTACCATCGGCTACTTTCTATAACAAGAACGATGGCAATATTACTTCTAATATTAATTACACTTTTGCTTGTGAGATATTATTTTTCTCGAggacatttaaaaaatgttaataaCAAACACGTTGTTGTAAGTAATCAAAATCTAACCTAAAATAACCTAAAATTAACCTCTTGTAAGTTTTATTTACATCTTATTCAAACTATTttgtaaataaatgaaataatacaACTACTAATGTTGTTGGAATTTTGCTTGTTTAAGTGTTTGCTAATATTTGGTAAATATCAAATTAAGTTACATTATTCCTTAGGTAACTGGTGGTTCCAGTGGTATCGGAAAATGTGTGGCGATTACTGCAGCCAAGCATGGGGCACATGTTACAATAATTGCAAGAGACGTCCAAAAGTTAGAAGCTGCAAGGAATGAAATAATACACGCGTGTAAAAATAAGGATACACAGAAAATTGAATATTTATCTCTCGATGTCGGTCAAGATTATGAAGCGGTTGAAAAGGCTTTAAGCGATTTAGAAAGAACTATGGGCCCGATATACATGTTAGTGAACTGTGCTGGTACTGCAATTTGTGGTAAAATTGAAGACACAAGAGCGACAGACTTAAAGAAAATGATCGATCTTAATTTTCTTGGATCTTATTATTGCACCAAAGCTGTCGTCCAAAGAATGAAAGCTACTCAGGAAGGAATCATTGTTTTAACTTCTTCTCAAGCTGCATTATTAGGTATAGTTTTGAGCATTATAATTTACGTATAAAATAATGCATAATGTACTCTCTAAAGTAGTTGTACGTTTTGTATATTTAGCAAAAAGTTTTGCTATATTTGTAATATGTACATTTATTTCTTGCAGGTATATTTGGCTATTCGGCTTACTGTAGTACAAAATTTGCCCTCCGAGGTTTGGCAGAAAGTATATCTATGGAACTCACGCCATATAATGTTTCTGTGACTCTATGTTTACCTCCAGATACAGATACTCCAGGTTTTGCTGTAGAAGAGTTAACGAAACCTCTCGAGACAAAACTCATATCAGAAACCAGCTCCTTAGTGAGTCCGGAAGTAGTAGCCAATAAACTTTTCAAAGATGCGCTGGTAAGTCGATCGAAAGCTTTATTCTACGAACGTGTTGGTTTTACTGGCAAAACTGTGAAAACTCAAATCACTTTTAGGCTGGAAAATTCTTCTCTACAATCGGCGTGGAAGGTTTTATGCTAACTGTCTTGTGTTCCGGGATGGCACCGGTTGGTTCGATTACAGAATTATTTGTACAGTCAGTACTCATGGGCCCTTTCCGTCTCATAAGTGCATTTTATTTGATCCATTTCAAAAGGATCATTAAGAACTGTATAAAAACACgtgacaagaacaagaagtctGAATAGAACAGACGAAGGCCAAAGAATTACAGTGCGTTtaacattttatatttcaatacagaataaaattttttattatcaAAGTGTAACGAAGTAAATGTTTAAGTTAACATTCCAttttaaaatgattaataaatgtttttaAATAAAGAATCAATGCGCGTTTATTAATTCATGCCACATGGAAAGGATCGAAAGAAAATTGAGGTTCGTCGTCGGGCACCGCGGAGGAAGAAGGACACGTTGGAAACTTAACGGTTTGGCTTACTTTTATTTAGTATCCCGTAAGTTCATAGTATAATGTTCTTCATTAAGCTTTATGGTTCTTACACACATAGAACGAGACATAATTCTCCTCGTCCTTGTTGTCGTGATACTTTGAAAAAACGGAAACGCTGAGAATTGTGTGTAATGTGTACTTCGAGATGGACGATGCTGCCTTGTGGGTATTTAACGCTCGCATCTAAACATCCTCTGATGCATAAAATAAGTTCGGCGTCGATGTCGGTTGGTCCGAGATGGTTTATGTTTTGGCTCTTTCACGAATGTCCCACACACAGCATCAGCTTCAGCTGCGATCTATATGCCTAATGGAGATTGGCGTCCAGATTGCGAAACCGAGGCTGAACATATGTAGAGAAAATGGCGAATAACGAAGATGTGTTTCTCAAAATTGCAAATCGATAGTGATCAGTTTAACATTGATttattatctctctctctctctctctcattctcgttTTTTTCTGATCCTGTTGTATGTTCTTCCGTTCTAACTCACATAAACACTGTACCCACGCGTTCCCATTTCCGTTCGTTTCGACAACTGCGCTCGTCCAAACAATTGTTCCTAGGCGTCACCTCGCAGATTCGTTAAAAGTCTATTCCCCTTTACCCTACAGTGTTCAAGGTGCGCAGCCGGGAATCTGCGAGACAAGGCTCTTGTTTCGAGGgatatttctttctttattttcttcgaATGTCGTCGTCATTGAATAtacgttagctttaaatcgattgTTCGCTTATTCGGGCGCTCGACAAACGCATTTTTTTCCATCGTCCTTTTCCCTAAGTTTCTCCGACTCGTCGTCGCTTTCAGTCGATTGTACGTTGCGCGTAATTAATTGTCATCAGCTTCGTCGAACGTTCGAACCGGCAAACGGCACTCGTTAACGTTTTAGTTAGACCCATTAGCTACGTGTGAGAACGGTCGTTTATGGGAAGATACACCTCGGAAACTGAAACGTTTCGACAGGTTGCTTTTTCCCATCGTTGCGATCGAGACTCCGGATCTTGGGCATCGACGTGCGCTCTATCGAGATCCATGGAGCCTCGATGCCCGCGGCCTCTTTGCTCGTCGTGCGATACGAAAAACGCGACGGATCGCACGACGTTACCGATTACGAGAGGGATTTTAATGAAAGTTTCTCGCCGTCCCGAGCGTTTCGATCGACGATCGACTGTATAACCCTTTATTCGTTTCTAACCCTCCACAGCTAAGATTCTGTTCTGTTCTTATTACGAACTGGTTGTACGTAAACACGATCGCCAAGATCCGAACGAACGTacagaaaaatagaaaatattacgAGACGAATCAAACCGGTGACAGGGTTAAATCGATATATAATTccgacgaaacgaaacgaacagAAATAGAATCATGTCAAGAAGGATTCATCTAAGAGGTACGTACTTGgtttttcttttcttaaaagTTATCTATACTTACAAGGCGTTCCGATATCGTCGCAAATAAGTACCCTATGATGCCTTCCATGGCCGACACAGCAGTAGTAAGCGGTAGAGGGTTAAAATCACTATAATCATACATACATGTACGTTCCTCGTGGTTTTATCAACGCTATTATCTCAGACACTATTTACGGGCAATCGATTCACACCGCAACAGTATACAAGTTTCTTCGACAAAAGTTCACGTGCTCTCCCGTGAGATCGTTTTACCGGCGAATTCAACCGTCAGCCACGACCACCACCGTACGACCGACCGCGCATGCGCGCGGAAGACAATATCTCAGACGTATTTATCGATAGATCGGTTCGATGGCGGCGCTGCGGTGTTCCAGTGGTAACGGGGTTCGTTGGGCTTCCTTTCGTCCACGGTAGAATCGCACTTCTTTCTCTGTCTTTACATATTTATCTACTATCGACAAAACTAGCTCGTGCATCTACGCGTAAGAGCACATCGACGAACTGTCAGGACGGTCAATCATCACACGAAAAAGGATCTTTTTTCGATGTTCGCGTACCGCGACTCTCGGGAACAGGCGCGTGTTGTGTCGCTGGGGCGGATTTAACTTAAGTAAATCGATTCATATTCATCTTTCCGAGGGGTGTACGGTGACGCTGGAGTAGGTAAAATTGATCGTTCATCGCGCTTCAATGATACTTACTGCTTGGCTGGCTTGCTGCGCAGATTTAACTGCGGTTAGTCTCCAAGACTAGCGCCGTCCGTGGTCTTTAATGACACTGGAAAATTTCCACGAGAGAATGTATTCGCGGCGGATATCCCGATGTAAAAAAATCTCTTTTCGCTGATCTTTCCTCTAACGTTACAAGATTATGTCGCCTTAAAATGCATTAAAATCTAAATATTCTATCGATGTCGTCTTCGATAGAATATTCAGATTTTAATGCATCCAGCGGTGCAATATGCGATTACTTGCGCAGGTGTATTAGCGTATTGGTAACTGTTTGACGGCCATTTGCTTGGGCGCTATATTGAATGCGACTTCAAGTAACTGAAACATTGATTTAGCGagaatgttaaccctttgtacaACTCGACTGGTAATTTCGATTCACCgcttaaaattgttatattatcaaAATCATTGTTATATCAAAATCATTTCAACgttatcgaatttgtttatattttcaaaattgttAAACGTGTAATTGTTGCACAATTCAATGTCATTTATTTAATACGCACTTAAGTCATACAAAATGGAAACACTATTTTGAAATCagtgttaaaatggcttcgagtgcaaaataTGAATGTAGTACTGCCAGTATTATTTCACAACGTAGTTGCTTCAGTATTAAAATAATGTCTTTTTGTTAGAAATAGCTTATGTACACATATGCGAGATTTAGCTAGGCAGGAATTATCCGCCATGGTCTCGTGAGCGTAACTTCATGGATTTTTATCATCGGCGAAGGGGTACTTGTAAAGGGCTAATACAAGGCGTTATTATTCCTTCATAAAAACTAAAAATTATACGATATTGCATTTAAtggttaaattaaatttaacctTATTTTTATGACGTTAATGATATTTTAGCTACCGGAAGCCTGTTATTAGGCTTTTGAAGGTAGTAGTAAAAGGTAATTTGTTAGTATCCAATAGAAATTTATTCTTGATATGATAGCGATCGTTAAATAACCCTACTGGTCGGCGAAATGTGAAGAATCTAGAAATTTGGACTTTTAGAAAATATTTGCTCGGCCAGAAAATTCTTTTCATCGTTCGCCAGCTAGGACAAACAATACTTTTGGAAACTTTTCCGTGTCATTAAAAATAATTGAGACATTTAGGCGAGTCTTGGGCAACTCACTGCGTGTATCGCGCAGCAACGAGCGGCAAGAATCATAGAAACGGCCTTCGCCCGGCGCGACACGCGGGAATAATATGAAATCTCTGGCGGAATAGGGGATGGTTTCTAAGGAGAGTCAGCGGTTCCCAATCGTTTCGTCTCGCTCTCGCCTACGTAACCGTAGTATCCGATAGAATCGAGTCGCGGCGAAGTTCGCGTAATAAAATACGAATCTGCCGGGCCGAACGACGAGGAACCACTGACGCGGCCGCACATTCATCGACGCAAGTTCGTTCGAAGTAACGCACACGACGAAATGAAAGTCTCGCGGACGCTAACAATGCTCGAAATCAACATCCGCCCCCGCGAGCCATCGATAAAACCGAGAATACATAGAGAAATACGTACGCAAGCCTGCGCAGGCGGGCAACTCTAAGAACTGAAAACTCCGCGGCACTTAAGAGCTACTATAGACAATGGTACAAAAATTCAATGCTGTCTACAACGTTAGTATACCTTAGACGacgtttttatttaattcaCCATCATCAAATTCATTTATCATCGTTATCATTGTTATCATCTCCGTCAACATCGTCGTTTGTGGTTATAATCGTCACTCCGACACAGGTCGTCGTTAGCCCCGGACTTTCGTCCCCTCTTTGTTAGTTCGGTTGTAATAAAGGAGGCGACGAGGACAAGCGCGGGAATTATAACTTTCTTCTTCCGCCTCGCGAGGGGTGGCGGGGGCCGCCGGGCTGGCACCAGAGAATAAAGGGCGCGAACTTTAATTGCGGTCGCGAGGCGAGTCCTATCGTTGGCCCTTTCTCTTTATGTTTTCGCCACGAGTGGCCTCGCGAGGCGCTCCACGAAGAAAGGGAAGAAACGGTACAAGAAAGATTGTCCTCGGTCGCCTCTTTCTATTTTAAAGTGCTTCATTCGACCAACGCCTTGCCGCGTCAGTCCAACGAACAAGCccctttttcttttaattttcttaCCCTCGCGTGTGTATGTGTCCCTTTCTCACCTGTTTATTCTTTCGCTCGCTCGTGTTCATCGCTCTCtgtccgctctctctctctctctctctctctctctcgctctcgcactCTCTTTCGTCCGTTCTTACATACTCTCCCTTGCTTTCGCCTCACGCTCGCGCGAGCgtcacacgcacgcacgcacgcatgcACACATACACGCGCAGAGAGACAGTCATTGCATGCTGCCCGCGGACATCACGTATACGCGTGTACGTTCACACCTGGTTATTATGTCAGACAATATATCCCTTCATTTATATCCGTTAGTTCTTACGCTAGGCGTTAATTAGTGTTACATCTAGTCGCGTGTGGCCGGCCCGTGCTACCCAGGGACGAGCTGCTCGCAGCTGCATCCCTTTTTGTTGTCTCGTTGCACCGACGCGCCAGAAAAAGCATGCGCGCCGGTGCTGCCCCCCTGCGCCACCCGTTCcttttctttctcttccttttCACTTTTTGTCGCTATGTTCAGTCTTTCTCTGTTTTTATACCAGAACTTTCGTCCTCTCCTGCTGCGCTCGCTTCCGCAGCACCGTCTCGCGTTGACCCTCGGGCAGCCAAACGGAAACGGTACCAGACGATTTATTATCTACGTTCTTTAAACTAATCGTTTCGGTACAAAATATTATCTAACGATGCTTATAGTTAAAAGAGGAGAAGGTCCGTCGAAAGA is from Megalopta genalis isolate 19385.01 chromosome 4, iyMegGena1_principal, whole genome shotgun sequence and encodes:
- the Kdsr gene encoding 3-ketodihydrosphingosine reductase isoform X2 — protein: MAILLLILITLLLVTGGSSGIGKCVAITAAKHGAHVTIIARDVQKLEAARNEIIHACKNKDTQKIEYLSLDVGQDYEAVEKALSDLERTMGPIYMLVNCAGTAICGKIEDTRATDLKKMIDLNFLGSYYCTKAVVQRMKATQEGIIVLTSSQAALLGIFGYSAYCSTKFALRGLAESISMELTPYNVSVTLCLPPDTDTPGFAVEELTKPLETKLISETSSLVSPEVVANKLFKDALAGKFFSTIGVEGFMLTVLCSGMAPVGSITELFVQSVLMGPFRLISAFYLIHFKRIIKNCIKTRDKNKKSE
- the Kdsr gene encoding 3-ketodihydrosphingosine reductase isoform X1; translation: MAILLLILITLLLVRYYFSRGHLKNVNNKHVVVTGGSSGIGKCVAITAAKHGAHVTIIARDVQKLEAARNEIIHACKNKDTQKIEYLSLDVGQDYEAVEKALSDLERTMGPIYMLVNCAGTAICGKIEDTRATDLKKMIDLNFLGSYYCTKAVVQRMKATQEGIIVLTSSQAALLGIFGYSAYCSTKFALRGLAESISMELTPYNVSVTLCLPPDTDTPGFAVEELTKPLETKLISETSSLVSPEVVANKLFKDALAGKFFSTIGVEGFMLTVLCSGMAPVGSITELFVQSVLMGPFRLISAFYLIHFKRIIKNCIKTRDKNKKSE